The following proteins come from a genomic window of Miscanthus floridulus cultivar M001 chromosome 2, ASM1932011v1, whole genome shotgun sequence:
- the LOC136539778 gene encoding 3-ketoacyl-CoA synthase 12-like: MELLPLLTWVILAHAMAYLAWTAAARRRQSRCYLLDYVCHKPRDDRKLSTETAGNVIQRNVRLGLTDYRFLLRVIVRSGIGEETYAPRNILEGCEDTPTLQDSLEEMDAFFDEAIAELFARTGFAPRDVDVLVFNVSMLSPSPSMSSRIVRRYGLREDVAAYNLTGMGCSAGLIALDLARNALRTRPRALALVVSSESIAPNWYSGTDKSMMLANCLFRCGGSAVLVTNDPAHRGRAKMELSCLVRANIGASDDAHACALQREDGEGRVGISLSKALPKAAVRAFAVNLRRLAPRVLPVAELARFTARHLARRLFFEFPQMQGSGSGKQQKGGDVAPKINLKAGVDHFCLHPGGTAVIEAVKQSLGLEDEDVEPSRMTLHRWGNTSASSLWYVLSYMEAKGRLKVGDRVLMVTFGSGFKCNSCVWEVTGDMADRGAWADCIDAYPPATLANPYMDKFGWINDVDGDTLML, translated from the coding sequence ATGGAGCTGCTTCCTCTGCTCACGTGGGTCATCCTTGCGCACGCCATGGCGTACCTGGCCTGGACGGCCGCCGCACGCCGCCGGCAGTCGCGGTGCTACCTCCTGGACTACGTGTGCCACAAGCCCCGCGACGACCGGAAGCTGTCGACGGAGACGGCCGGCAACGTGATCCAGCGCAACGTGCGGCTGGGTCTAACCGACTACCGCTTCCTCCTCCGCGTCATCGTCCGCTCCGGCATCGGCGAGGAGACCTACGCCCCGCGCAACATCCTGGAGGGCTGCGAGGACACGCCCACCCTGCAGGACTCGCTGGAGGAGATGGACGCCTTCTTCGACGAGGCCATCGCCGAGCTCTTCGCCCGGACGGGGTTCGCGCCGCGCGACGTGGACGTGCTGGTCTTCAACGTCTCCATGCTCTCCCCGTCGCCGTCGATGTCGTCCCGGATCGTGCGCCGCTACGGCCTGCGCGAGGACGTGGCGGCGTACAACCTCACGGGGATGGGGTGCAGCGCGGGGCTCATCGCGCTGGACCTGGCCCGGAACGCGCTGCGGACGCGGCCCCGCGCGCTGGCGCTCGTGGTGTCGTCCGAGTCCATAGCGCCCAACTGGTACTCCGGCACCGACAAGTCCATGATGCTGGCCAACTGCCTGTTCCGCTGCGGCGGCTCCGCGGTGCTGGTCACCAACGACCCGGCGCACCGCGGGCGCGCCAAGATGGAGCTCAGCTGCCTGGTGCGCGCCAACATCGGCGCCAGCGACGACGCGCACGCGTGCGCGCTGCAGCGGGAGGACGGCGAGGGCCGCGTCGGGATCAGCCTCAGCAAGGCGCTCCCCAAGGCCGCCGTGCGCGCCTTCGCCGTGAACCTGCGCCGCCTCGCGCCGCGCGTGCTCCCCGTCGCCGAGCTCGCGCGGTTCACCGCGCGCCACCTCGCCCGGAGGCTCTTCTTCGAGTTCCCGCAGATGCAGGGCTCCGGATCCGGCAAGCAGCAGAAGGGCGGCGACGTGGCGCCAAAGATCAACTTGAAGGCCGGGGTGGACCACTTCTGCCTCCACCCCGGCGGCACGGCCGTCATCGAGGCGGTGAAGCAGAGCCTGGGCCTGGAGGACGAGGACGTGGAGCCGTCGCGGATGACGCTGCACCGGTGGGGGAACACGTCGGCGAGCAGCCTCTGGTACGTGCTGTCGTACATGGAGGCCAAGGGGCGGCTCAAGGTCGGGGACAGGGTGCTCATGGTCACCTTCGGGTCCGGGTTCAAGTGCAACAGCTGCGTGTGGGAGGTGACCGGCGACATGGCCGACAGGGGAGCCTGGGCCGACTGCATCGACGCCTACCCGCCGGCGACGCTCGCCAACCCGTACATGGACAAGTTCGGTTGGATCAACGACGTCGACGGCGACACCTTGATGCTCTAA